TTTCTGGAACACAGCTTCACGAGAAGCCATGAAAAGCGGCGTGTTACTCGCGAAACTCTACTGCTTTCTTCATGTAACAACAAACTATCTCGGATTCATGGCTTATGTGAGTCAATcgaaatctctcttcttttttggtgtaaatCGAATTCGTTATTGAAAATTTACCATAAAGATGTAGTCTTTTTGAGCAGGCTTATGGTCCGAGCATGACTCCGACGCTTCATCCTTCGGGAAATGTGTTATTAGCGGAGAGAATCTCGAAGCGGTATCAGAAACCGAGTCGTGGAGATATAGTTGTGATACGATCTccagaaaaccctaataagACTCCAATTAAAAGAGTTATTGGTATTGAAGGTGATTGTATAAGCTTTGTGATTGATTCAAGGAAGAGTGATGAATCTCAAACCATTGTGGTATGTTTTGTTACTTAACCTTCTTCCTTGTTGACTTCACTTCACTTTGGTTTTGCTTATGGATGAGATTTTTGAATGTTGTACTTAGAGAACTGAGTTTGAAGAAGGTAGATACATTGTTGAGAAATTGAGTGATCAGAGTTGAAACAAGTTGTTAATTAGTATTGAGCTCGATTTAGCTGATTGCAATTCatggaaaattttgaatcttttagCAACGTTAGTGTTATTGGTGTATATTACAATTTCCTTTGGATTGTTTAGTTTGTTGGATTAATGGCGAATTGATCTTTcgatgtttttttggttttaggttcCTAAAGGACATGTCTTTGTTCAAGGTGACTATACTCATAACTCACGAGACTCAAGAAACTTTGGTACTGTACCTTACGGTCTTATTCAAGGCAGAGTGCTTTGGAGGGTATAAACTTTTTGTCATTAACTTACAAATATAGTTAGATTATCTGATTTCGGAACTTCAAATGTGTTATTTgcatttgttttggtaaatcTATTTGGCTAATCTTCGGTATGTATAATAATGTGTAGGTTTGGCCATTTCAAGATTTTGGACCGCTTGGACCAACCCCAACTTAGCATACGAGTTAGCTTGGTCATTAGGCCAATGAGATGACCGAGGCAGATTGGTAGTATGGTTAATCGTTGTTGCCGAGTGAGTCTGGCTCATGACTGACTATGAGATGCAGGATCATCATACCATTCACGAAGATGGGAGAATCTAAACGCTCAGGAAAAGTGAGTATATGGTTTAGACTTGAGAGCACGTAACATTATGTATTTTTGGTCTGACGCTGTATGTGAGAGTCGCCTCTGtatcaaaaagttaaaacaaacatCGAATGTTTTGTGTGAAGCCAAGATTATTCATGGGAAAATCTTATAACCATTTAAAAATACTACTTGATCAATAGCATTTCCCCACATTTTAAAGATTGCTCTATTTTCACTTAAATCAATCATGGTGATACCAATTGGTGGTAACGTCAAGTTTGTCAAGCCAAACTGTAGGGATTTTCTTAATTGTGtgtcaaataatttttaaaacaatcattgtgatttattttctgttttcccACATATTTGATAGTTATTTAAAATCGTAGTTTCGACTATCACAATTTTTACCAATtggttataaaaatttatatagtcAAAGTCcttacaaaaaaagtttttccAGTCAAAGTCTCTACATCCAACATTAACAATTGTTATCAATCAACCATAACTATGCGGATAATCAATATTACCAACCTTCCAAACATTAATCTAAGAATTGACTAACTTTTATGCAATTTAAATTACTACCATTTTTCCATCTATATAAACCCTATCTTGcacccacaaaaaaaacatattcctTGGCTAAAGCCAAAAACAGCAAACAAATACTTAGTTTaaatttctcttatttttttatagccaataaactcataattttgtttttctccaaaatgaaacccaagaaaaccaaaggaaaacaaaggattaacatcaagaaaattgaaaaagacgAAGACAGATTGGTCACATTGTCTAAGCGT
This sequence is a window from Arabidopsis thaliana chromosome 1 sequence. Protein-coding genes within it:
- a CDS encoding Peptidase S24/S26A/S26B/S26C family protein (Peptidase S24/S26A/S26B/S26C family protein; FUNCTIONS IN: serine-type peptidase activity, peptidase activity; INVOLVED IN: proteolysis; LOCATED IN: membrane; CONTAINS InterPro DOMAIN/s: Peptidase S24/S26A/S26B/S26C, beta-ribbon domain (InterPro:IPR011056), Peptidase S24/S26A/S26B, conserved region (InterPro:IPR019759), Peptidase S24/S26A/S26B/S26C (InterPro:IPR015927), Peptidase S26A, signal peptidase I (InterPro:IPR000223); BEST Arabidopsis thaliana protein match is: Peptidase S24/S26A/S26B/S26C family protein (TAIR:AT1G23465.1); Has 5579 Blast hits to 5574 proteins in 1487 species: Archae - 0; Bacteria - 4203; Metazoa - 246; Fungi - 240; Plants - 281; Viruses - 0; Other Eukaryotes - 609 (source: NCBI BLink).), whose amino-acid sequence is MATPSSSFWNTASREAMKSGVLLAKLYCFLHVTTNYLGFMAYAYGPSMTPTLHPSGNVLLAERISKRYQKPSRGDIVVIRSPENPNKTPIKRVIGIEGDCISFVIDSRKSDESQTIVVPKGHVFVQGDYTHNSRDSRNFGTVPYGLIQGRVLWRVWPFQDFGPLGPTPT
- a CDS encoding Peptidase S24/S26A/S26B/S26C family protein, with protein sequence MTPTLHPSGNVLLAERISKRYQKPSRGDIVVIRSPENPNKTPIKRVIGIEGDCISFVIDSRKSDESQTIVVPKGHVFVQGDYTHNSRDSRNFGTVPYGLIQGRVLWRVWPFQDFGPLGPTPT